A genomic region of Halomonas aestuarii contains the following coding sequences:
- a CDS encoding TetR/AcrR family transcriptional regulator produces MTHATSKPRRGRPPRVPRDDPDTRAALIRSGTEVLTEQGFVVSGIDGILKRVGVPKGSFYYYFESKEAFGRAVMEHYGAYFAEKLDRHLEDATRSPLARIEAFVADATHGMARHDFRRGCLVGNLGQEASGLPEGFRAWLRATLADWQRRLARCLREAQAAGELDPGADCDRLAEAFWIGWEGAVMRARLERRASPLETFIMTYMEGLPRQAEASS; encoded by the coding sequence ATGACACACGCGACCTCCAAGCCACGACGCGGCCGGCCCCCCAGGGTGCCGCGCGATGATCCCGATACCCGGGCGGCCCTGATCCGCAGCGGCACCGAGGTGCTGACCGAACAGGGCTTCGTGGTCTCCGGGATCGACGGCATCCTCAAGCGCGTCGGCGTGCCCAAGGGCTCGTTCTACTACTACTTCGAGAGCAAGGAGGCGTTCGGACGGGCCGTGATGGAGCACTACGGCGCCTACTTCGCGGAGAAGCTGGATCGCCACCTGGAAGATGCCACGCGCTCGCCGCTGGCGCGCATCGAGGCCTTCGTCGCCGATGCCACCCACGGCATGGCGCGCCACGACTTCCGCCGGGGCTGCCTGGTGGGCAACCTGGGGCAGGAGGCGAGCGGCCTGCCGGAGGGGTTCCGGGCGTGGCTCCGGGCGACCCTGGCTGACTGGCAGCGGCGCCTGGCCCGCTGCCTGCGCGAGGCCCAGGCGGCCGGCGAACTCGATCCGGGCGCTGACTGCGACAGGCTCGCCGAGGCCTTCTGGATCGGCTGGGAGGGGGCCGTGATGCGGGCCCGCCTCGAGCGTCGGGCGAGCCCCCTGGAGACCTTCATCATGACGTACATGGAGGGGCTGCCGCGACAGGCGGAGGCTTCTTCGTGA
- a CDS encoding universal stress protein, with translation MSQGIRRILCCVGLKIDCDPVLEQAVTLAVATGAEVDVLHAVKSLSDDVVNTLRVNIPDRHILDTLRDQRLKEAKEVLDSKIETFWAGHPELREAYGYRELPCSVLEGYPAQVITDYARRTSSDMIVLAANKRRSATYAGKITKGVIKRSPVPVVVVPPRKS, from the coding sequence ATGAGTCAAGGCATTCGTCGGATCCTGTGCTGCGTGGGGTTGAAGATCGACTGCGACCCGGTGCTCGAGCAGGCCGTGACCCTCGCCGTGGCCACCGGCGCCGAGGTCGACGTCCTGCACGCGGTCAAGTCCCTGTCCGATGACGTCGTGAACACGCTGCGGGTCAATATCCCCGACCGTCACATCCTCGACACCCTGAGGGATCAACGCCTCAAGGAGGCCAAGGAGGTCCTGGATTCAAAGATCGAGACCTTCTGGGCGGGCCATCCCGAGCTGCGCGAGGCGTATGGCTATCGGGAACTGCCGTGCAGCGTCCTGGAGGGCTACCCCGCCCAGGTGATCACCGACTACGCCCGGCGCACCAGCAGCGACATGATCGTGCTCGCCGCCAACAAGCGCCGTTCGGCCACCTATGCAGGCAAGATCACCAAGGGCGTGATCAAGCGCTCGCCCGTGCCGGTCGTCGTGGTGCCCCCGCGCAAGTCGTGA
- a CDS encoding MDR family oxidoreductase, translated as MFKAILIDKNDEGQQVGVQTLDESRLPDGDVTVRVDCSTLNYKDALAITGKGPVVRQFPMVPGIDLAGTVESSTAEAYQPGDAVLLNGWGVGEKHWGGLAEKARLDSRWLIPQPSAFSARQAMAIGTAGYTAMLSVMALENQGVTPDQGEVLVTGANGGVGSYAIALLSRLGYRVVASTGRLEETDYLKGLGAESVIDRAEFSEPGRPLAKERWAGAIDSVGSHTLANVLASTRYGGTVAACGLAQGMDLPSSVAPFILRGVTLAGIDSVMRPYADRVEAWRRLGELLSPEQLDAITRTISLEEAVDTAGELLAGRVRGRVVVDMSR; from the coding sequence ATGTTCAAGGCCATTCTGATCGACAAGAACGACGAGGGACAGCAGGTCGGGGTCCAGACGCTGGACGAGTCGCGCCTGCCGGACGGCGATGTCACGGTGCGGGTCGACTGCAGCACCCTCAACTACAAGGATGCCCTGGCCATCACCGGCAAGGGGCCGGTGGTCCGCCAGTTCCCCATGGTGCCCGGGATCGACCTGGCGGGTACGGTCGAGAGCTCGACGGCCGAGGCCTACCAGCCCGGCGACGCCGTGCTGCTCAACGGCTGGGGCGTGGGCGAGAAGCACTGGGGCGGGCTGGCCGAGAAGGCTCGTCTGGACAGCCGCTGGCTGATTCCCCAGCCGTCGGCCTTCAGCGCCCGCCAGGCCATGGCCATCGGCACGGCCGGATATACTGCCATGCTTTCGGTGATGGCGCTGGAGAATCAGGGCGTCACCCCGGATCAGGGTGAGGTGCTGGTGACCGGGGCCAACGGCGGCGTCGGCAGCTACGCCATCGCGCTGCTCTCCCGGCTGGGTTACCGCGTCGTGGCCTCCACCGGCCGTCTCGAGGAGACGGACTACCTCAAGGGTCTCGGCGCCGAGTCGGTGATCGACCGGGCCGAGTTCTCCGAGCCGGGGCGCCCCCTGGCCAAGGAGCGCTGGGCGGGGGCCATCGACTCGGTGGGCAGCCACACCCTGGCCAACGTCCTGGCCTCGACCCGCTACGGCGGCACCGTGGCGGCCTGCGGGCTGGCCCAGGGCATGGACCTGCCGTCCAGCGTCGCCCCCTTCATCCTGAGGGGCGTGACCCTGGCGGGGATCGACAGCGTGATGCGGCCCTACGCGGATCGCGTCGAGGCCTGGCGTCGGCTCGGGGAGCTGCTCTCTCCGGAGCAGCTGGACGCCATCACCCGGACGATCTCACTGGAGGAGGCCGTCGACACGGCGGGTGAACTGCTGGCGGGCCGGGTCCGCGGCCGGGTCGTGGTGGACATGTCGCGCTGA
- a CDS encoding GntR family transcriptional regulator, whose product MAKPASPLTHASRVFERLRQDIVNGRFKAGEKIAINTLKARYEVGLSPLREALNKLAAYGLLIQENQRGFRVPGLDRAELDDIAEMRRRLECMALEQAMRYGDAEWESALLAAAHRLRRADGDSVEQWEALHLHFHRTLVAPCGSPWLLRFIEQLHDQFDRYRRRAPDNPSIREVLDAQHDQLVELALKRETRAASLCLENHVLLSYQVALESCRD is encoded by the coding sequence ATGGCCAAGCCCGCCTCTCCGCTCACCCATGCCAGCCGTGTCTTCGAGCGGCTGCGTCAGGACATCGTCAACGGGCGTTTCAAGGCCGGCGAGAAGATCGCTATCAATACCCTCAAGGCGCGCTATGAGGTGGGGCTGAGCCCCCTGCGCGAGGCGCTGAACAAGCTGGCGGCCTATGGGCTCCTGATCCAGGAGAACCAGCGCGGCTTTCGGGTGCCCGGTCTCGACCGCGCCGAGCTGGACGACATCGCCGAGATGCGCCGCCGGCTCGAGTGCATGGCGCTGGAGCAGGCCATGCGCTATGGCGATGCCGAATGGGAGTCGGCCCTGCTGGCCGCGGCCCATCGGCTGCGCCGCGCCGACGGCGACTCGGTGGAGCAGTGGGAGGCGCTGCACCTCCACTTTCACCGGACCCTGGTGGCGCCTTGCGGCTCGCCCTGGCTGCTGCGCTTCATCGAGCAGCTGCATGACCAGTTCGACCGCTACCGGCGGCGTGCGCCGGACAATCCGTCCATCCGCGAGGTCCTCGATGCCCAGCACGACCAGCTCGTGGAACTCGCCCTGAAGCGCGAGACCCGGGCCGCCAGCCTGTGCCTCGAGAACCATGTCCTGCTCTCCTACCAGGTCGCCCTGGAAAGCTGTCGCGACTGA
- a CDS encoding STAS/SEC14 domain-containing protein: protein MLELIPAEEPHVVALRASGRVDADDLQQAIDAIEQAKQAHPRVSLYAEIDDMRWMTFTALLRDLGYGLTQIGELSHYHRIAVVTDRPWLRPLAELENRLFHPLEVRVFPARERAGALAWIRHLPEAT, encoded by the coding sequence ATGCTGGAACTCATCCCCGCGGAGGAACCCCATGTGGTGGCCCTGCGCGCCAGCGGCAGGGTGGATGCCGACGACCTGCAGCAGGCCATCGATGCCATCGAGCAGGCCAAGCAGGCCCATCCCAGGGTCAGCCTCTATGCCGAGATCGACGACATGCGCTGGATGACCTTCACCGCCCTGCTGCGTGACCTGGGCTATGGGCTGACCCAGATCGGCGAGCTGTCGCACTACCACCGCATCGCGGTGGTCACCGACCGGCCCTGGCTCCGGCCGCTGGCCGAGCTCGAGAACCGTCTCTTCCACCCCCTGGAGGTCCGGGTCTTCCCTGCCCGCGAGAGGGCCGGGGCCCTGGCGTGGATACGCCACCTGCCCGAGGCGACCTGA
- a CDS encoding NAD(P)/FAD-dependent oxidoreductase, producing MAPETQQRVAVIGAGIVGVCSALELQKRGYRVTLVEARDPAAGASAGNCGLMAVGAVVPFAKPGTFKKVPGWLLDAKGPLSIRPSYLPTLLPWMTRFLMAARPSRVRASSLGLAALTERALGAYEPWLEAAGIRDILKPRETLVVYETAAEFHRDRADLEMRRERGFGHDFVPHDELRALEPDLADDFACAVRLKGWVYFADPARLVRSLHGLFLEQGGRFVAGRVTGIDHDNGVATSLRVEGQEDMAADHVVIAAGAWSRTLAAGLGDAVPLEALAGYSTTVGDAGVRLRHPITYSAGGFVVTPMEGGLRIGGTIEMGGLDHAPDFRRARTIAQQARRLFPGIASVEGKEWMGYRPFMPDTLPVIDRASRCRNVVYAFGHGQVGITTGAITGQLVAQLVAGEPTSIDLQPYSAQRFA from the coding sequence GTGGCACCCGAAACCCAGCAGCGCGTGGCCGTGATCGGTGCCGGCATCGTCGGCGTGTGCAGCGCCCTGGAGCTGCAGAAGCGAGGCTATCGCGTCACGCTGGTGGAAGCGCGCGACCCGGCGGCGGGCGCCTCGGCCGGTAACTGCGGACTGATGGCCGTGGGCGCCGTGGTGCCCTTCGCCAAGCCCGGCACGTTCAAGAAGGTCCCGGGCTGGTTGCTGGACGCCAAGGGCCCGTTGAGCATTCGTCCGAGCTACCTGCCGACGCTGCTGCCCTGGATGACGCGCTTCCTCATGGCCGCCCGACCCTCGCGCGTCCGGGCCAGCAGCCTCGGGTTGGCGGCACTGACCGAGCGGGCCCTGGGGGCCTACGAGCCCTGGCTCGAGGCCGCCGGCATCCGCGATATCCTGAAGCCCCGGGAAACCCTGGTGGTGTATGAAACGGCAGCGGAGTTCCACCGGGATCGCGCCGATCTCGAGATGCGTCGCGAGCGCGGGTTCGGGCACGACTTCGTGCCGCATGACGAGCTGCGTGCCCTGGAGCCGGACCTGGCCGATGACTTTGCCTGCGCGGTGCGCCTGAAGGGGTGGGTCTACTTCGCGGATCCCGCGCGCCTGGTGAGGTCGCTGCATGGCCTCTTCCTGGAGCAGGGGGGGCGGTTCGTCGCCGGCAGGGTCACGGGGATCGACCACGACAACGGCGTCGCCACCTCCCTGCGGGTGGAGGGGCAGGAGGACATGGCCGCCGATCATGTCGTCATCGCCGCAGGTGCCTGGTCCAGGACGCTGGCCGCCGGGCTGGGCGACGCTGTGCCCCTCGAGGCGCTGGCGGGCTATTCCACCACCGTCGGCGACGCCGGCGTCCGGCTGCGGCACCCGATCACCTACTCCGCCGGCGGCTTCGTGGTCACGCCCATGGAGGGCGGCCTGCGCATCGGCGGCACCATCGAGATGGGGGGGCTGGATCACGCGCCCGACTTCCGGCGCGCCAGGACCATCGCCCAGCAGGCCAGGCGCCTCTTTCCCGGGATCGCATCCGTGGAAGGGAAGGAATGGATGGGGTATCGCCCGTTCATGCCGGACACCCTGCCGGTGATCGACCGGGCATCACGCTGCCGCAACGTGGTCTATGCCTTCGGGCACGGGCAGGTCGGCATCACCACGGGGGCCATCACCGGGCAACTTGTGGCCCAGCTGGTGGCTGGCGAGCCGACGTCCATCGACCTGCAACCCTACTCGGCACAGCGCTTCGCCTGA
- a CDS encoding YeiH family protein, which translates to MKPHNLTTSAADWRARLALRLGSVRAIGRGLLVCVTIALATTFIADHYGGPTLLYALLFGMSLHFLSEEGRCREGVEFAASTVLRLGVALLGARMTLTQVGDLGFGPVLTVVGAVALVIAMGSVLARALGLDRDLGLLTGGAVAICGASAALALSAVMPRHDTHERNTILTVVGVTTLSTMAMVTYPLIAGVLELANAQAGIFLGGTIHDVAQVVGAGYMISEETGDISTLVKLVRVAMLVPAVMVFMWLFRASRQEEGAATKVPMLPSFLVGFVVLVLINSLGLIPEAVNEGMSTLSRWCLVTAIAALGIKTSFQKLAVVGWKPVILMALETLVLLVVVLGVVLVAGLGT; encoded by the coding sequence ATGAAACCTCACAACCTCACCACCTCGGCCGCGGACTGGAGAGCCCGTCTCGCCCTGCGGCTCGGCAGCGTCCGCGCCATCGGCCGCGGGTTGCTGGTGTGCGTCACCATCGCCCTGGCCACCACCTTCATCGCCGACCATTACGGGGGGCCGACGCTGCTCTACGCCCTGCTGTTCGGCATGTCGCTGCACTTCCTGAGCGAGGAGGGGCGCTGCCGCGAGGGCGTCGAGTTCGCCGCCAGCACCGTGCTGCGGCTGGGGGTGGCACTGCTGGGGGCGCGGATGACCCTCACCCAGGTGGGCGACCTGGGGTTCGGGCCCGTGCTCACCGTAGTCGGTGCTGTGGCACTGGTCATCGCCATGGGGTCGGTACTGGCCCGGGCGCTGGGCCTGGATCGCGACCTCGGGCTCTTGACCGGCGGCGCCGTGGCCATCTGCGGGGCGTCGGCGGCCCTGGCTCTCTCGGCGGTGATGCCGCGTCACGACACTCACGAGCGCAACACCATCCTCACGGTGGTCGGGGTGACCACGCTCTCGACCATGGCGATGGTGACCTATCCGCTGATCGCCGGGGTCCTGGAACTCGCCAATGCCCAGGCGGGGATCTTCCTGGGCGGCACCATCCACGACGTGGCCCAGGTGGTGGGGGCCGGCTACATGATCTCGGAGGAGACCGGTGACATCTCCACGCTGGTCAAGCTGGTGCGCGTGGCCATGCTGGTGCCGGCGGTGATGGTCTTCATGTGGCTCTTCCGGGCCTCGCGCCAGGAGGAGGGCGCTGCGACCAAGGTGCCGATGCTGCCAAGCTTCCTGGTGGGCTTCGTGGTCCTGGTTCTGATCAACAGCCTGGGGCTCATTCCCGAGGCGGTGAACGAGGGGATGTCGACCCTATCCCGCTGGTGCCTGGTCACCGCCATCGCGGCGCTGGGCATCAAGACCTCGTTCCAGAAGCTGGCGGTGGTGGGGTGGAAGCCGGTGATCCTGATGGCCCTGGAGACCCTCGTCCTGCTGGTCGTGGTGCTCGGCGTGGTGCTGGTCGCCGGCCTGGGGACCTGA
- a CDS encoding chromate transporter, with the protein MSVPPSPPLRPLFWAFLRIGLLGFGGGPSMIPLIQQEVVKRHGWMDEEAFGDVLAIANTLPGPIATKMPGYIGYRVAGVSGCAIAVLAVIVPMIVAMIALLGVFSRYRDVSWIQGMSQGVVPVVMVMMVQLTLDFWNKSRLAIGVWVSLGMAGVAGGLIYWLGVHPGLVIGALLLAALVTPVARREQEAGR; encoded by the coding sequence ATGTCAGTGCCCCCCTCGCCTCCCCTCAGGCCGCTCTTCTGGGCCTTCCTGCGCATCGGCCTGCTCGGCTTCGGCGGCGGCCCCTCGATGATCCCGCTGATCCAGCAGGAGGTCGTCAAGCGCCATGGCTGGATGGACGAGGAGGCCTTCGGCGACGTCCTGGCCATCGCCAACACCCTGCCCGGCCCCATCGCCACCAAGATGCCCGGCTACATCGGCTACCGGGTGGCCGGGGTCAGCGGCTGCGCGATCGCCGTGCTGGCGGTGATCGTGCCGATGATCGTCGCCATGATCGCCCTGCTGGGCGTCTTCAGCCGCTACCGCGACGTGAGCTGGATCCAGGGCATGAGCCAGGGCGTGGTGCCGGTGGTGATGGTGATGATGGTGCAGCTGACCCTGGACTTCTGGAACAAGTCGCGGCTGGCCATCGGGGTCTGGGTCAGCCTGGGCATGGCCGGGGTGGCCGGAGGACTGATCTACTGGCTCGGGGTGCACCCGGGGCTGGTCATCGGCGCCCTGCTGCTGGCGGCCCTGGTCACGCCAGTCGCCCGCCGGGAACAGGAGGCCGGTCGATGA
- a CDS encoding chromate transporter, with amino-acid sequence MIYWQLFLAFFIPNIIGYGGGPAIIPLIEAEVVGRHGWMSAQTFAETLALGNALPSPIATKMGGYIGYEVAGWGGALVAVLATVVPSLLLMLGALGLLYRHRESPRVRRMSQWVRPVIAMMMAWLALGFLQAGVADSGWGHTLLIAVAAAFALLRFRVHPALVVLGGLLYGALLLG; translated from the coding sequence ATGATCTACTGGCAGCTGTTCCTGGCCTTCTTCATTCCCAACATCATCGGCTACGGCGGGGGGCCGGCGATCATCCCGCTGATCGAGGCCGAGGTGGTCGGGCGCCATGGCTGGATGAGTGCCCAGACCTTCGCCGAGACGCTGGCACTGGGCAATGCGCTGCCGAGCCCCATCGCGACCAAGATGGGAGGCTACATCGGCTACGAGGTCGCCGGCTGGGGAGGGGCGCTGGTCGCGGTCCTGGCCACCGTGGTGCCCTCCCTGCTGCTGATGCTGGGCGCCCTGGGCCTGCTCTACCGCCATCGCGAATCGCCGCGCGTCCGGCGGATGAGCCAGTGGGTTCGCCCCGTCATCGCCATGATGATGGCCTGGCTGGCCCTGGGCTTCCTGCAGGCCGGAGTGGCCGACTCTGGGTGGGGCCACACGCTGCTTATCGCCGTCGCCGCGGCGTTCGCCCTGCTGCGCTTCCGCGTCCACCCGGCCCTGGTGGTACTGGGCGGGCTGCTCTACGGTGCACTGCTGCTGGGCTAG
- a CDS encoding gamma-glutamyltransferase family protein: MIHTRRSYGGMCTAPHHLAAEAGRDVLREGGNAVEAMVAAAATIAVAYPHMNAIGGDGFWLIHEPGKPPVAIDACGPAAGQATPAFYAGHDAIPERGPRAALTMAGTVDGWREALEVASSWGEPLPLARLLGDAIHYAREGVAVSRSQQALTARHAPALSSSPGFAEAFLQDGEVPREGERLRQPRLAATLERLARAGLDDFYRGELADSMAADLAALGSPLCRQDFSDYRARRVTPLELALKDATLYNLPAPTQGVASLMILGLFERLGVTEGESAAHLHGLIEATKRAFLLRDRHVTDPEHLDIDLQSLLEESALAQEAGEIRMDRALPWPHEPVPGDTIWMGAVDDQGRGVSFIQSIFWEFGSGVVLPETGVLWQNRGISFSLDERHLRALGPGRKPFHTLNPALARFRDGRTMVYGTMGGEGQPQTQAAVYSRYALFGEPLQQAVSAPRWLLGRTWGESSTSLKLESRLAGPMADALRSVGHDVEVLDEAYSDTMGHAGAIVHHPDGLIEGAHDPRSDGGAAGC, translated from the coding sequence ATGATCCATACACGACGCAGCTATGGCGGCATGTGCACGGCGCCGCACCACCTCGCCGCGGAAGCCGGGCGGGACGTGCTGCGAGAGGGGGGCAATGCCGTCGAGGCGATGGTGGCCGCCGCGGCCACCATCGCCGTGGCCTATCCCCACATGAATGCCATCGGCGGTGATGGCTTCTGGCTGATTCACGAGCCGGGCAAGCCCCCGGTGGCCATCGATGCCTGCGGGCCGGCGGCCGGCCAGGCCACGCCTGCCTTCTATGCCGGTCACGACGCCATCCCGGAACGCGGTCCGCGTGCGGCCCTGACCATGGCCGGCACCGTGGACGGCTGGCGCGAGGCACTCGAGGTGGCGTCTTCCTGGGGAGAGCCCCTTCCGCTCGCGCGCCTGCTGGGCGATGCCATCCACTACGCCCGCGAGGGCGTGGCGGTATCGCGCAGCCAGCAGGCCCTGACGGCCCGCCATGCCCCGGCCCTCTCGAGCAGCCCGGGATTCGCCGAGGCCTTCCTGCAGGATGGCGAGGTGCCTCGCGAGGGGGAGCGGCTGCGCCAGCCGCGGCTCGCGGCCACCCTGGAACGTCTGGCCCGGGCGGGACTGGACGACTTCTACCGGGGCGAGCTCGCCGACAGCATGGCGGCCGACCTGGCCGCCCTGGGCAGTCCCCTGTGCCGTCAGGACTTCAGCGACTATCGCGCCCGGCGGGTCACGCCCCTGGAACTCGCCCTGAAGGACGCGACCCTCTACAACCTGCCGGCGCCCACCCAGGGGGTGGCCTCGCTGATGATCCTCGGGCTCTTCGAGCGGCTCGGGGTGACCGAGGGGGAGAGTGCCGCGCACCTGCATGGCCTGATCGAGGCCACCAAGCGGGCCTTCCTGCTGCGCGACCGGCATGTCACCGACCCGGAGCATCTGGACATCGACCTCCAGTCGCTGCTCGAGGAGTCGGCGCTGGCGCAGGAGGCCGGCGAGATCCGCATGGACAGGGCGCTGCCCTGGCCCCACGAGCCGGTGCCTGGGGACACCATCTGGATGGGGGCCGTCGATGACCAGGGACGCGGTGTCAGCTTCATCCAGAGCATCTTCTGGGAGTTCGGCAGTGGCGTGGTGCTCCCCGAGACGGGGGTGCTGTGGCAGAACCGCGGGATCAGCTTCTCCCTGGACGAGCGGCACCTGCGGGCGCTCGGGCCGGGGCGCAAGCCGTTCCACACCCTCAATCCGGCCCTGGCGCGCTTCCGGGACGGCCGCACCATGGTCTACGGCACCATGGGTGGCGAGGGGCAGCCCCAGACCCAGGCGGCGGTCTACTCGCGCTATGCGCTGTTCGGCGAGCCGCTGCAGCAGGCGGTCAGTGCCCCACGCTGGCTGCTTGGCCGCACCTGGGGGGAGTCGAGCACCAGCCTCAAGCTCGAGTCGCGCCTCGCCGGCCCGATGGCCGACGCCCTGCGCTCGGTGGGCCACGATGTCGAGGTGCTCGACGAGGCCTACAGCGACACCATGGGCCATGCCGGCGCCATCGTTCACCACCCCGATGGCCTGATCGAGGGCGCCCACGATCCCCGCAGCGACGGGGGCGCGGCCGGCTGCTGA
- a CDS encoding amino acid ABC transporter permease: MTFQVSMIAIILGSLLGAVLGIMKTLDSRALRLGIDAYMHFFRGTPYLVQLYLIYFVLPSLGIAWLQFDSYTAAIVSLTLYTASYVTAIVASAIDAVPRGQEEAARACGMTKAQRLYHIIVPQALRLTVPPMASVYVIVIKSTAVLSVIGLSELTRQGETSILRMPQDTMFIYALIAGLYFVYCYPVLRFARWAERRVGSSAAAQENA, translated from the coding sequence ATGACGTTTCAGGTCTCCATGATCGCCATCATCCTGGGCAGCCTGCTCGGCGCCGTCCTGGGCATCATGAAGACCCTGGATTCCCGGGCGCTGCGTCTCGGCATCGATGCCTACATGCACTTCTTCCGGGGCACGCCCTACCTGGTGCAGCTCTACCTGATCTACTTCGTCCTGCCGTCGCTCGGCATTGCCTGGCTGCAGTTCGACAGCTATACCGCCGCCATCGTGTCGCTGACGCTCTACACCGCCAGCTACGTGACGGCCATAGTGGCATCGGCCATCGATGCCGTGCCGAGAGGCCAGGAAGAGGCCGCTCGCGCCTGCGGCATGACCAAGGCCCAGCGGCTTTACCACATCATTGTGCCCCAGGCCCTGCGGCTGACGGTGCCGCCCATGGCCAGCGTGTACGTCATCGTGATCAAGAGCACGGCCGTGCTCTCCGTCATCGGGCTGTCCGAGCTCACCCGCCAGGGCGAGACCTCCATCCTGCGGATGCCCCAGGACACCATGTTCATCTACGCGCTGATCGCGGGCCTGTACTTCGTGTACTGCTATCCGGTGCTGCGGTTCGCTCGCTGGGCCGAGCGTCGCGTGGGGTCCTCGGCGGCAGCCCAGGAGAATGCCTGA
- a CDS encoding DUF3617 domain-containing protein, which produces MPFRHLLASLLLAMPLAAVAEAPNIVPGQWAFTSTTSVGGDLPIPDQTQSHEECIAQGDLEDEEFSFIEEEEGCELLDQQVTVDGMDYRMVCRAEGGEASIIGRMDFLGERVEGNVDILVDSSAGQLRMTTAIDGQRIGDC; this is translated from the coding sequence ATGCCGTTCCGTCACCTTCTTGCCAGCCTGCTGCTGGCGATGCCGCTGGCCGCCGTCGCCGAGGCCCCCAACATCGTCCCGGGCCAGTGGGCGTTCACCAGCACCACCTCCGTGGGAGGGGACCTGCCGATCCCCGACCAGACCCAGAGCCACGAGGAGTGCATCGCCCAGGGCGATCTCGAGGACGAGGAGTTCAGCTTCATCGAGGAGGAGGAGGGCTGCGAACTGCTCGATCAGCAGGTCACGGTCGATGGCATGGACTACCGCATGGTGTGCCGGGCCGAGGGGGGGGAGGCCAGCATCATCGGCCGCATGGACTTCCTCGGCGAGCGGGTCGAGGGCAACGTCGACATCCTGGTCGACTCCTCCGCGGGCCAGCTCAGGATGACCACCGCCATCGACGGCCAGCGCATCGGCGACTGCTGA
- a CDS encoding alkene reductase, producing the protein MAYDTLLTPTRLGSLTLPNRILMAPLTRVRTPDSVPGKLQEAYYGQRTGAGLIISEATNISPTARGYVYTPGIWTDEQEAGWKGVVDAVHAKGGRMALQLWHVGRVSHELVQPDGQAPVAPSALKGEGAKCFVEFEDGTAGQHETSTPRALETHELPGIVDDYRQAAIRARRAGFDMVEVHAANAYLLNQFLATGTNRRTDQYGGSIENRARFPLEVVDAVIEVVGADRTGIRLTPFIELFGLTDDESEEMTFYLLEQLSQRGLAYVHVNEPDWAGGDITFSDDFRRAMRERFTGSLIFCGHYDAARAERIIEEGIADAVAIGRSYIANPDLVERFRVGAALNEPNPETFYGGDERGYTDYPFLDNGFDRLA; encoded by the coding sequence ATGGCCTACGACACCCTGCTGACACCGACCCGCCTGGGCAGCCTGACGCTGCCCAACCGCATCCTGATGGCGCCGCTGACCCGGGTCCGCACGCCCGACAGCGTTCCGGGCAAGCTGCAGGAAGCCTACTACGGTCAGCGTACCGGTGCGGGTCTGATCATCAGCGAGGCGACCAACATCTCGCCCACCGCGAGGGGCTACGTGTATACCCCCGGCATCTGGACCGACGAACAGGAAGCCGGCTGGAAGGGCGTCGTGGACGCCGTGCACGCCAAGGGCGGACGCATGGCACTCCAGCTCTGGCACGTGGGGCGCGTCTCCCACGAGCTGGTGCAGCCCGACGGCCAGGCCCCGGTGGCGCCGAGCGCGCTGAAGGGGGAGGGCGCCAAGTGCTTCGTCGAGTTCGAGGACGGCACGGCCGGCCAGCACGAGACCAGTACCCCGCGGGCGCTGGAGACGCACGAGCTGCCCGGCATCGTCGACGACTACCGCCAGGCGGCCATTCGCGCCAGGCGGGCAGGCTTCGACATGGTCGAGGTTCACGCCGCCAACGCCTACCTGCTGAACCAGTTCCTGGCTACCGGCACCAACCGGCGCACCGACCAGTACGGCGGTTCGATCGAGAATCGTGCGCGCTTCCCGCTGGAGGTGGTCGATGCGGTCATCGAGGTAGTCGGCGCGGACCGTACCGGCATTCGCCTGACGCCGTTCATCGAGCTCTTCGGGTTGACCGATGACGAATCCGAGGAGATGACGTTCTACCTGCTCGAGCAGCTGTCCCAGCGCGGCCTCGCCTATGTGCACGTCAACGAGCCCGACTGGGCAGGCGGCGACATCACGTTCAGCGATGATTTCCGTCGCGCGATGCGTGAGCGTTTCACCGGCAGCCTGATCTTCTGCGGCCACTACGATGCGGCGCGTGCCGAGCGGATCATCGAAGAGGGCATCGCCGATGCGGTGGCGATCGGTCGCTCCTACATCGCCAACCCCGATCTGGTCGAGCGCTTCCGCGTGGGCGCCGCGCTCAACGAGCCGAATCCCGAGACCTTCTACGGCGGCGACGAGAGGGGCTACACCGACTATCCGTTCCTGGATAACGGCTTCGACCGTCTCGCTTGA